The following are encoded together in the Bombus pyrosoma isolate SC7728 linkage group LG17, ASM1482585v1, whole genome shotgun sequence genome:
- the LOC122576834 gene encoding cytospin-A-like, which yields MVVLANQTLHLRNTELGWIVTGQTVVEKQPQESSKRYNTERKQKLVEILKGAQEERESLLQKQEELTSEVKSLRVASEVRAAKTERLTKRVQLLESSVETASIERKQLDMELAEARQEGAKRNIEISRLATLLENARAKIEELEQSRQEQATEWKQSQTDLLTSVRVTNKCKTEAQSKLEQVMMENKAQRVKLRALEAQLDKLNKANQKVMQQPQQRLANRPTETQHCVLTSVQQEIAARRKANISHQNSRPSVKCLIERIENATKQAKAGSGSRSSYTSPLNSIGTNDTMTLKVPLQWPMGRMTSLHPGPDGITRQSLVTVRTSNGEYKRGVNKIAITHRR from the coding sequence ATGGTGGTCTTAGCAAACCAGACCCTGCATTTAAGAAACACCGAATTAGGTTGGATCGTCACAGGGCAGACAGTCGTGGAGAAACAACCACAGGAATCTTCCAAACGGTATAATACAGAACGGAAACAGAAATTAGTAGAGATTCTAAAAGGTGCACAAGAAGAACGAGAATCATTGCTACAGAAACAAGAGGAACTAACATCTGAAGTGAAGAGCCTTCGAGTAGCTTCAGAGGTCAGGGCTGCGAAAACAGAGCGATTAACAAAACGTGTACAACTTTTGGAATCCTCGGTGGAGACGGCGAGTATCGAACGGAAGCAATTGGACATGGAACTAGCAGAAGCCAGGCAAGAAGGTGCAAAACGGAATATAGAAATCAGTAGGTTAGCCACGCTCTTGGAAAATGCTCGAGCGAAAATCGAGGAATTAGAACAATCGAGGCAAGAACAGGCTACCGAGTGGAAACAGTCTCAAACGGATCTCCTGACGTCCGTTCGCGTGACGAACAAATGTAAAACGGAGGCTCAGAGTAAGCTGGAGCAAGTTATGATGGAGAATAAAGCACAGAGGGTCAAATTGAGAGCATTAGAAGCTCAGCTCGATAAACTGAATAAAGCTAACCAGAAAGTGATGCAACAACCGCAACAAAGGCTAGCAAACAGACCGACGGAAACTCAACACTGTGTGTTGACAAGCGTTCAACAGGAAATTGCTGCGCGTCGGAAAGCTAATATTTCTCATCAGAATTCAAGGCCATCTGTGAAGTGTTTAATAGAACGTATTGAGAATGCTACAAAACAAGCAAAGGCAGGCTCTGGAAGTCGTAGCAGTTATACGTCGCCCCTTAATTCCATTGGAACAAATGATACAATGACATTAAAAGTCCCACTTCAGTGGCCTATGGGTCGAATGACAAGTTTACACCCAGGACCAGACGGAATCACCCGACAGTCACTGGTGACAGTGAGAACGAGCAACGGAGAATATAAACGAGGGGTCAACAAAATAGCAATTACCCATCGACGATAA